In one window of Hyla sarda isolate aHylSar1 chromosome 1, aHylSar1.hap1, whole genome shotgun sequence DNA:
- the RMI1 gene encoding recQ-mediated genome instability protein 1 isoform X1 — protein sequence MMTKNKVCFLLNHPGGFKMSTCDVRVKTWLSSTWHIKVPDPWLEACINWIQEENGGSSVSQAEVNKQVFEQWLLTDLRDLEYPILPAGVLDSLKFELNGFYAIQMDSLVDVSLPAYSQLQKLRGRENANDQVTAITQATQHSWESKPSRMLMLQLTDGIQNIQGMEYQTVPVLHAGLPPGTKILLQGVISCRLGVLLLKPENVKVLGGEVEALVAEHSQDKVLSRLIGMEEEALPQQTLVQNQVTARPQEEIVEAIDLSDEDLLASLNENEELTINNNTVPESGYYSRSEISSHASGISYTERQQTQVSNSRRTVPTANETIQATNMDEVYDLDDELFLEEEIERELEEMALGQPEITDNSFARIVSSTANPTNTPSTNQTSIPEVVSGQLDLPPFTYLSTVLTYPSTTVKCVQLKSFIVTLNGNLTSSSGIWSIKAKISDGTGYLDVEFNNNVLTKLIGFTVPEMKRLKKDPSQQKKLLDGLQKCQRELTDFCGIMTISYNPTTSEASVLALQEVSEETSASLRRRINR from the coding sequence gtTTCAAAATGAGTACATGTGATGTTAGAGTGAAAACATGGCTGTCATCAACCTGGCATATTAAAGTTCCAGATCCATGGTTAGAGGCTTGCATTAACTGGATTCAAGAAGAAAATGGGGGTTCTTCTGTGTCCCAGGCTGAAGTCAATAAACAAGTTTTTGAACAATGGCTACTTACTGATTTACGAGACTTGGAATATCCCATTCTACCAGCAGGTGTCCTGGATTCCCTAAAATTTGAACTGAATGGGTTTTATGCTATACAGATGGATTCCTTAGTTGACGTCAGTCTGCCTGCTTACTCTCAACTACAGAAATTGAGAGGAAGGGAAAATGCAAATGACCAGGTTACGGCTATAACACAGGCTACTCAACATTCATGGGAGTCCAAACCATCTCGAATGCTCATGCTGCAGTTAACGGATGGAATTCAGAACATTCAGGGAATGGAATACCAGACTGTACCAGTGCTTCATGCTGGGCTTCCTCCAGGAACTAAAATTCTGTTACAGGGTGTCATATCTTGCCGTCTAGGTGTACTACTACTCAAACCAGAAAATGTGAAAGTTCTAGGGGGTGAAGTGGAGGCTCTTGTAGCGGAACATTCACAAGATAAGGTTCTTTCTAGATTAATTGGTATGGAAGAAGAGGCTTTGCCACAACAAACACTGGTGCAAAACCAGGTTACAGCAAGGCCACAAGAGGAAATTGTGGAAGCAATAGACTTATCTGATGAAGATCTGTTAGCAAGTCTAAATGAGAATGAGGAATTGACAATCAATAATAATACAGTTCCAGAAAGTGGCTATTACAGTAGAAGTGAAATTTCAAGTCATGCTTCCGGGATCTCTTACACGGAACGCCAACAAACTCAAGTATCAAATTCTAGGCGAACAGTACCCACTGCAAATGAAACTATTCAGGCTACAAATATGGATGAGGTTTATGATTTAGATGATGAATTATTTTTAGAGGAAGAAATAGAGAGGGAATTAGAAGAGATGGCATTGGGACAGCCTGAAATCACAGACAATTCATTTGCAAGAATAGTTTCTTCTACCGCTAACCCTACCAATACTCCATCTACTAATCAAACATCGATACCTGAAGTCGTCTCCGGTCAACTAGATCTTCCTCCGTTTACTTACTTGTCAACCGTGTTGACTTACCCAAGTACCACTGTCAAATGTGTGCAGTTGAAGTCCTTTATTGTAACTTTGAATGGAAATCTCACCAGTAGTAGTGGCATCTGGAGTATAAAAGCCAAGATATCTGATGGAACCGGATACCTAGATGTTGAGTTCAACAATAATGTCCTCACAAAACTTATAGGATTTACAGTGCCTGAAATGAAAAGACTTAAAAAGGATCCTAGCCAGCAGAAAAAACTTTTAGATGGTCTACAGAAGTGTCAGAGGGAGCTGACTGATTTCTGTGGAATCATGACCATTTCATACAACCCTACAACATCAGAAGCTAGTGTGCTGGCCTTACAAGAGGTCAGTGAAGAAACTAGTGCAAGTTTGAGGAGACGGATAAATCGGTAA
- the RMI1 gene encoding recQ-mediated genome instability protein 1 isoform X2, giving the protein MSTCDVRVKTWLSSTWHIKVPDPWLEACINWIQEENGGSSVSQAEVNKQVFEQWLLTDLRDLEYPILPAGVLDSLKFELNGFYAIQMDSLVDVSLPAYSQLQKLRGRENANDQVTAITQATQHSWESKPSRMLMLQLTDGIQNIQGMEYQTVPVLHAGLPPGTKILLQGVISCRLGVLLLKPENVKVLGGEVEALVAEHSQDKVLSRLIGMEEEALPQQTLVQNQVTARPQEEIVEAIDLSDEDLLASLNENEELTINNNTVPESGYYSRSEISSHASGISYTERQQTQVSNSRRTVPTANETIQATNMDEVYDLDDELFLEEEIERELEEMALGQPEITDNSFARIVSSTANPTNTPSTNQTSIPEVVSGQLDLPPFTYLSTVLTYPSTTVKCVQLKSFIVTLNGNLTSSSGIWSIKAKISDGTGYLDVEFNNNVLTKLIGFTVPEMKRLKKDPSQQKKLLDGLQKCQRELTDFCGIMTISYNPTTSEASVLALQEVSEETSASLRRRINR; this is encoded by the coding sequence ATGAGTACATGTGATGTTAGAGTGAAAACATGGCTGTCATCAACCTGGCATATTAAAGTTCCAGATCCATGGTTAGAGGCTTGCATTAACTGGATTCAAGAAGAAAATGGGGGTTCTTCTGTGTCCCAGGCTGAAGTCAATAAACAAGTTTTTGAACAATGGCTACTTACTGATTTACGAGACTTGGAATATCCCATTCTACCAGCAGGTGTCCTGGATTCCCTAAAATTTGAACTGAATGGGTTTTATGCTATACAGATGGATTCCTTAGTTGACGTCAGTCTGCCTGCTTACTCTCAACTACAGAAATTGAGAGGAAGGGAAAATGCAAATGACCAGGTTACGGCTATAACACAGGCTACTCAACATTCATGGGAGTCCAAACCATCTCGAATGCTCATGCTGCAGTTAACGGATGGAATTCAGAACATTCAGGGAATGGAATACCAGACTGTACCAGTGCTTCATGCTGGGCTTCCTCCAGGAACTAAAATTCTGTTACAGGGTGTCATATCTTGCCGTCTAGGTGTACTACTACTCAAACCAGAAAATGTGAAAGTTCTAGGGGGTGAAGTGGAGGCTCTTGTAGCGGAACATTCACAAGATAAGGTTCTTTCTAGATTAATTGGTATGGAAGAAGAGGCTTTGCCACAACAAACACTGGTGCAAAACCAGGTTACAGCAAGGCCACAAGAGGAAATTGTGGAAGCAATAGACTTATCTGATGAAGATCTGTTAGCAAGTCTAAATGAGAATGAGGAATTGACAATCAATAATAATACAGTTCCAGAAAGTGGCTATTACAGTAGAAGTGAAATTTCAAGTCATGCTTCCGGGATCTCTTACACGGAACGCCAACAAACTCAAGTATCAAATTCTAGGCGAACAGTACCCACTGCAAATGAAACTATTCAGGCTACAAATATGGATGAGGTTTATGATTTAGATGATGAATTATTTTTAGAGGAAGAAATAGAGAGGGAATTAGAAGAGATGGCATTGGGACAGCCTGAAATCACAGACAATTCATTTGCAAGAATAGTTTCTTCTACCGCTAACCCTACCAATACTCCATCTACTAATCAAACATCGATACCTGAAGTCGTCTCCGGTCAACTAGATCTTCCTCCGTTTACTTACTTGTCAACCGTGTTGACTTACCCAAGTACCACTGTCAAATGTGTGCAGTTGAAGTCCTTTATTGTAACTTTGAATGGAAATCTCACCAGTAGTAGTGGCATCTGGAGTATAAAAGCCAAGATATCTGATGGAACCGGATACCTAGATGTTGAGTTCAACAATAATGTCCTCACAAAACTTATAGGATTTACAGTGCCTGAAATGAAAAGACTTAAAAAGGATCCTAGCCAGCAGAAAAAACTTTTAGATGGTCTACAGAAGTGTCAGAGGGAGCTGACTGATTTCTGTGGAATCATGACCATTTCATACAACCCTACAACATCAGAAGCTAGTGTGCTGGCCTTACAAGAGGTCAGTGAAGAAACTAGTGCAAGTTTGAGGAGACGGATAAATCGGTAA